A genomic region of Rhodococcus pyridinivorans contains the following coding sequences:
- a CDS encoding BMP family protein: MKKLGTAVAAAAVVGAAVTGCSSSDPGGSGSADGVVKAAIITSGPVNDVGWNQGMVEGAEKLEAEGLIDLTVVQQDSGATSEQIAQIVTDLAEDGNQLIVGHSFNYGEPIKGIIADYPDVLFAYPGGFGDITANLADYSQPFYQGSFLTGILAGDLTETGILAGTAGFEIPVCKAQIEAFADGARLTYKGPGEIQLRPSYIGGWSDAAAQTIEAVNALVDQGADQFSTCGVDAATIEGAKQRGVGVAGYTMDQTPLAPQNVVSSVVWNLDEVLRAMIADVEAGNVDPAKYYEVDITEGGLDVVINPAFADKISPEAMALFEEYRERIMAGEFEVEYKGGD, from the coding sequence GTGAAGAAATTGGGTACCGCTGTGGCGGCCGCCGCCGTCGTCGGAGCCGCCGTGACCGGGTGTTCGAGTTCCGACCCCGGTGGGAGCGGCTCGGCCGACGGGGTCGTCAAGGCCGCGATCATCACCTCGGGTCCGGTCAACGACGTCGGCTGGAACCAGGGCATGGTCGAGGGCGCCGAGAAACTCGAAGCGGAAGGTCTTATCGACCTGACCGTGGTGCAGCAGGATTCGGGCGCGACCTCGGAGCAGATCGCCCAGATCGTCACCGACCTCGCGGAGGACGGCAACCAGCTCATCGTCGGCCACTCGTTCAATTACGGCGAACCCATCAAGGGCATCATCGCCGACTACCCCGACGTGCTGTTCGCCTATCCCGGCGGCTTCGGCGACATCACCGCCAACCTCGCCGACTACAGCCAGCCGTTCTATCAGGGTTCGTTCCTCACCGGCATCCTCGCCGGCGACCTGACGGAGACCGGCATCCTCGCCGGCACCGCCGGTTTCGAGATCCCGGTGTGCAAGGCCCAGATCGAGGCGTTCGCCGACGGCGCGCGCCTGACCTACAAGGGCCCCGGTGAGATCCAGTTGCGTCCGTCCTACATCGGCGGATGGTCCGACGCGGCGGCCCAGACCATCGAGGCCGTCAACGCCCTCGTCGACCAGGGCGCCGACCAGTTCTCCACGTGTGGTGTCGACGCGGCCACCATCGAGGGCGCCAAGCAGCGCGGCGTCGGCGTCGCCGGCTACACGATGGATCAGACCCCGCTGGCACCCCAGAACGTCGTCTCCTCCGTCGTGTGGAATCTCGACGAGGTCCTCCGCGCGATGATCGCCGACGTCGAGGCCGGCAACGTCGACCCGGCGAAGTACTACGAGGTGGACATCACCGAAGGCGGCCTGGACGTCGTCATCAATCCGGCCTTCGCCGACAAGATCTCGCCCGAGGCGATGGCGCTGTTCGAGGAGTACCGCGAGAGGATCATGGCCGGCGAGTTCGAGGTCGAGTACAAGGGCGGCGACTGA
- the alc gene encoding allantoicase yields MTEAAFLQLPDLAARSLGGAVVYANDEFFASRENLISPGAPDFDPSEFGHKGKVYDGWETRRRREPGHDFAVVRLGVPGVVEGVVIDTAWFTGNYPPYASVDGVNLDGHQTDRALLDAPWEPVLERVALNGDTANAFAVDDDRRWTHLRLNIFPDGGVARFRVHGHARPDPAFLTGTIDLAALENGGDVVACSNRFYSSPRNIIGLGRSRHMGEGWENARRRDDGNDYVVIRLAGQGCVDHVEIDTSYFVGNAPGAARLSGIPGEDAMSDESSWVELVPRTTLLPDCRHRFRVDSPTPVEFVRLDVYPDGGIARLRVNGRLT; encoded by the coding sequence TTGACCGAAGCAGCTTTCCTGCAACTGCCCGATCTCGCCGCGCGATCGCTGGGCGGGGCCGTCGTGTACGCGAACGACGAGTTCTTCGCGAGTCGCGAGAATTTGATCTCGCCGGGCGCACCGGATTTCGATCCGTCGGAGTTCGGGCACAAGGGGAAGGTCTACGACGGGTGGGAGACCCGGCGTCGCCGCGAACCCGGGCACGACTTCGCGGTGGTCCGGCTCGGAGTTCCTGGTGTCGTCGAGGGCGTCGTGATCGACACCGCCTGGTTCACCGGCAACTACCCGCCCTACGCGTCCGTCGACGGGGTGAACCTCGACGGCCATCAGACTGACCGAGCACTCCTGGACGCCCCGTGGGAACCGGTCCTCGAGCGGGTGGCCCTGAATGGCGACACCGCGAATGCCTTCGCGGTGGACGACGACCGGCGTTGGACGCACCTGCGCCTGAACATCTTTCCAGACGGCGGTGTGGCCCGCTTCCGGGTGCACGGCCATGCTCGCCCGGACCCGGCCTTCCTCACGGGCACAATCGATCTCGCGGCCCTCGAGAACGGTGGCGACGTCGTCGCGTGTTCGAACCGCTTCTATTCGTCGCCGCGCAACATCATCGGTCTCGGTCGCTCGCGGCACATGGGAGAAGGCTGGGAGAACGCCCGTCGCCGCGACGACGGCAACGACTACGTCGTGATCCGCCTCGCCGGGCAGGGCTGCGTCGACCACGTCGAGATCGACACCTCCTATTTCGTCGGCAACGCACCGGGGGCGGCGCGTCTGAGCGGAATTCCCGGTGAGGACGCGATGTCCGACGAATCGTCCTGGGTCGAACTCGTGCCGCGGACAACGTTGCTCCCGGACTGTCGGCACCGTTTCCGTGTCGATTCGCCGACACCGGTGGAGTTCGTGCGGCTCGACGTCTATCCCGACGGCGGCATCGCCCGTCTGCGTGTGAACGGACGACTGACCTAG
- a CDS encoding DUF6986 family protein yields MPTGLHRLAAALDAQLADTDAAYTATYPGTDGARQPVHTVYVPADRYDAGIAARWGADALDVLDTHIDGPADLAAVTGIEPELADAVLPLVEAKLRTEPIEDLRIDFEDGFTRPGIPEHERDADEDAHVARAAAALATDPTATPFVGIRFKSFEAATRRRGLRTLDSFVAELTGKCSLPDGFVVTLPKVTAPEQVAAMVTVCEHLESTYPLAAPLRFEIQIETPQAICGPDGTAAVATMIRAARGRCSGLHYGTYDYSAACDIAAEYQAMDHPVADHAKATMQVAAAGTGVRLSDGSTNRLPVGTRDEIRAAWGLHAHLIDRSLRRGFYQGWDLHPAQLPTRYAATFAFYRRSLSTAAGRVAAYIDPALSSGYLDEPATARALAAFLLRGTSCGALTEKEVCDRTGTNLDHLARLAGRPTAVTR; encoded by the coding sequence GTGCCGACAGGATTGCACAGGCTTGCGGCTGCGCTCGACGCGCAGCTCGCGGACACCGACGCGGCATACACTGCGACCTATCCCGGGACCGACGGTGCCCGCCAACCAGTGCACACCGTCTACGTCCCGGCCGACCGCTACGACGCCGGGATCGCGGCACGATGGGGAGCCGACGCGCTCGACGTCCTCGACACCCACATCGACGGTCCCGCGGACCTCGCCGCGGTCACCGGCATCGAACCCGAACTGGCCGACGCCGTCCTCCCTCTCGTGGAGGCCAAACTGCGCACCGAACCGATCGAGGATCTGCGCATCGACTTCGAGGACGGGTTCACCCGCCCCGGCATTCCGGAGCACGAACGGGACGCCGACGAGGACGCCCACGTCGCCCGCGCCGCCGCCGCGCTCGCGACCGATCCCACCGCGACACCCTTCGTCGGCATCCGGTTCAAGTCCTTCGAGGCCGCCACCCGGCGCCGCGGACTGCGCACGCTCGACTCCTTCGTCGCCGAACTGACCGGAAAGTGCTCTCTCCCCGACGGATTCGTCGTCACGCTGCCCAAGGTCACCGCGCCCGAACAGGTCGCCGCTATGGTGACCGTCTGCGAGCATCTCGAGTCCACCTACCCGCTCGCCGCGCCCCTGCGGTTCGAGATCCAGATCGAGACGCCGCAGGCGATCTGCGGACCCGATGGCACCGCTGCCGTCGCCACCATGATCCGAGCGGCCCGGGGCCGCTGTTCGGGACTGCACTACGGCACCTATGACTACTCGGCCGCGTGCGACATCGCCGCCGAGTACCAGGCGATGGACCACCCCGTCGCCGACCACGCCAAGGCCACGATGCAGGTTGCGGCAGCGGGCACGGGAGTGCGGTTGTCCGACGGCTCCACCAACCGCCTTCCCGTCGGCACCCGCGACGAGATCCGCGCGGCATGGGGGCTGCACGCCCACCTGATCGACCGGTCGCTGCGCCGCGGCTTCTACCAGGGATGGGACCTGCATCCGGCGCAACTGCCCACCCGCTACGCCGCGACCTTCGCGTTCTACCGCCGGTCGCTGTCCACCGCCGCGGGACGCGTCGCGGCCTACATCGACCCGGCCCTGTCGTCGGGATACCTCGACGAACCCGCCACCGCCCGTGCTCTCGCCGCCTTCCTCCTGCGGGGAACGAGCTGCGGGGCCCTCACAGAGAAGGAAGTATGCGATCGCACCGGCACGAATCTCGACCACCTGGCCCGGCTCGCGGGTCGACCGACGGCGGTGACGCGATGA
- a CDS encoding isopenicillin N synthase family dioxygenase — protein MNQSPSDAFVVPAVDIGPYVRAGDEAERARVAREIDEACSRVGFVQILGHGISDPVVDGLADALDDFFGLPMDDKQQYRVVGANRGYSPPKSESLSLSLGVESASRMNDFFEAYNVGVEARSFPHLDLSEDDYGLNVWPDVPGFEDRVQTYFTEASRVARTLTRIFADALGQAPDYFERLTDHSIDVLRMNNYALPEGTVDLDGDLTGMGEHTDFGIVTVLWADRVAGLQVLGTDGIWHDVEPLPGALLVNLGDLTARITDDRWMSTLHRVKPPIVDGRIRRRRSVAFFHDGNVDAVVSTLPEYAGPEPYEPILIRDHIKAKLAGSRHGKANTAAVREAARVLAATGENRA, from the coding sequence ATGAACCAGTCGCCGTCTGACGCCTTCGTCGTTCCCGCCGTCGACATCGGCCCGTACGTTCGGGCCGGCGACGAGGCCGAACGAGCTCGTGTCGCCCGTGAGATCGACGAAGCCTGCAGCCGTGTGGGATTCGTTCAGATTCTCGGACACGGCATTTCCGATCCGGTGGTCGACGGCCTCGCCGATGCCCTCGACGACTTCTTCGGTCTGCCGATGGACGACAAGCAGCAGTATCGGGTGGTGGGTGCGAACCGCGGGTACAGCCCGCCGAAGAGCGAGTCGCTGAGCCTGAGCCTCGGCGTCGAATCCGCCAGCCGTATGAACGATTTCTTCGAGGCATACAACGTCGGCGTGGAGGCCCGGTCGTTCCCCCACCTGGACCTGTCGGAGGACGACTACGGACTCAACGTCTGGCCCGACGTCCCCGGCTTCGAGGACCGCGTGCAGACCTACTTCACCGAGGCCTCGCGGGTCGCGCGGACCCTCACCCGGATCTTCGCCGACGCGCTCGGGCAGGCCCCCGACTACTTCGAGCGGCTCACCGACCACTCGATCGACGTGCTGCGCATGAACAACTACGCGCTGCCCGAAGGCACTGTCGACCTCGACGGCGACCTCACCGGCATGGGCGAGCACACCGACTTCGGGATCGTCACCGTGCTGTGGGCCGACCGGGTCGCAGGGCTGCAGGTGCTCGGCACCGACGGCATCTGGCACGACGTCGAACCGCTGCCCGGCGCCCTGCTGGTCAATCTCGGTGATCTCACCGCCCGCATCACCGACGACCGGTGGATGTCGACGCTGCACCGCGTCAAGCCGCCGATCGTCGACGGCAGGATCCGGCGCCGTCGTTCGGTGGCGTTCTTCCACGACGGCAACGTCGACGCGGTGGTCTCCACGCTGCCCGAGTATGCGGGCCCGGAGCCCTACGAACCCATCCTGATCCGCGATCACATCAAGGCGAAGCTCGCCGGGTCGCGGCACGGCAAGGCCAACACCGCTGCCGTGCGGGAAGCCGCCCGTGTGCTGGCGGCGACGGGGGAGAACCGCGCGTGA
- a CDS encoding ClpP family protease, giving the protein MTTTEPFSYRDQLADRLFRQRILRLTGEVDDEMAERVCSELVLLASADDRRDIVLHINSPGGSVFAGLAIYDTMQLVPNDIVTVAAGFAASMGQVLLAAGTKGKRASLTHSRIMMHQPSAEFSGTAVDIAIQAENLEYMKLPSQQILSDATGHSLEEIERDSDRDRWFTAEQAREYGIVDTVVGSLAELAPFVAGRQMGLGR; this is encoded by the coding sequence ATGACGACCACCGAACCATTCTCGTACCGGGACCAACTGGCCGACAGGCTCTTCCGTCAGCGCATCCTGCGACTGACCGGAGAGGTGGACGACGAGATGGCCGAGCGCGTCTGCTCGGAACTCGTCCTGCTCGCCTCCGCCGACGACCGGCGCGACATCGTCCTGCATATCAACTCACCCGGCGGATCCGTCTTCGCCGGCCTCGCCATCTACGACACGATGCAACTCGTCCCCAACGACATCGTCACGGTGGCAGCGGGATTCGCCGCCAGTATGGGCCAGGTCCTGCTCGCGGCGGGCACCAAGGGCAAACGCGCGAGCCTCACCCACAGCCGGATCATGATGCACCAACCCTCGGCCGAATTCTCGGGGACGGCCGTCGACATCGCGATCCAGGCCGAAAATCTCGAGTACATGAAACTGCCGTCGCAGCAGATCCTCTCGGACGCCACCGGGCATTCACTCGAAGAAATCGAACGCGACAGCGACCGCGACCGGTGGTTCACCGCCGAACAGGCACGCGAGTACGGCATCGTCGACACGGTCGTCGGTTCGCTCGCCGAACTGGCGCCGTTCGTCGCGGGACGACAGATGGGACTGGGACGATGA
- the allB gene encoding allantoinase AllB, which translates to MTTVIRARRAVMGDDERGCAVHVRDGRIVAIEEYDGAAPADVREIVLADDEVLLPGLVDTHVHVNEPGRTEWEGFATATRAAAAGGVTTIVDMPLNSIPSTVDVAALEVKQKVAAEQVTVDVGFWGGAIPGNLADLEPLWEAGVYGFKCFLAYSGLDEYPPLDREQMIEAMRVIVGFGGLLIVHAEDGPTLDAQDPPAGPRYDDFLYSRPPVAESRAVAQVIDGARQTRCRVHILHLSDAGSLPLVAAAKAEGLPVTAETCPHYLSLFSEEILDGSTHFKCCPPIREARNREALWRGLADGTLDCIVSDHSPCLPELKKFVTGDFGEAWGGISSLQLGLPIVWSEARKRGHTLVDVVRWTAGRTAALVGLADRGAIAVGNSADLCVFAPDDAFVVFPERLHHRNAVTPYAERALSGVVRQTWLAGEPLTVTLGATDPAPRGALLSRKENR; encoded by the coding sequence ATGACCACCGTGATCCGCGCGCGACGCGCCGTAATGGGGGACGACGAACGCGGCTGCGCCGTCCACGTGCGCGACGGCCGCATCGTCGCGATCGAGGAATACGACGGTGCCGCTCCGGCCGATGTACGGGAGATCGTCCTCGCCGACGACGAGGTGCTGCTCCCCGGTCTCGTGGACACGCACGTCCACGTCAACGAACCCGGCCGCACCGAATGGGAGGGTTTCGCGACGGCCACGCGTGCCGCCGCGGCCGGGGGAGTGACGACGATCGTCGACATGCCCCTCAACTCCATCCCGTCCACCGTCGACGTGGCGGCCCTCGAGGTGAAACAGAAGGTCGCGGCCGAGCAAGTCACCGTCGACGTCGGATTCTGGGGCGGTGCGATCCCCGGCAACCTCGCCGATCTCGAACCGCTCTGGGAAGCGGGGGTGTACGGATTCAAATGCTTCCTCGCGTATTCGGGTCTCGACGAGTACCCGCCGCTCGATCGTGAGCAGATGATCGAGGCGATGCGCGTGATCGTCGGCTTCGGTGGCCTGCTCATCGTGCACGCCGAGGACGGACCGACCCTCGACGCGCAGGACCCGCCGGCCGGACCCCGCTACGACGACTTCCTGTACTCGCGACCACCGGTCGCCGAGTCCCGTGCCGTCGCCCAGGTGATCGACGGTGCGCGGCAGACCAGATGCCGCGTGCACATCCTGCACCTGTCGGACGCGGGAAGCCTTCCGCTCGTCGCCGCGGCGAAGGCCGAGGGCCTGCCCGTCACCGCGGAGACCTGCCCGCACTACCTGTCGCTGTTCAGCGAGGAGATCCTCGACGGCTCCACACATTTCAAGTGCTGTCCGCCGATCCGTGAGGCCCGCAACCGGGAAGCGCTGTGGCGCGGCCTGGCCGACGGCACACTCGACTGCATCGTCTCCGATCACTCGCCGTGTCTGCCGGAACTGAAGAAGTTCGTCACCGGCGACTTCGGTGAGGCATGGGGCGGTATCTCGTCGCTGCAACTCGGACTGCCCATCGTGTGGTCGGAGGCCCGCAAGCGCGGGCACACACTCGTCGACGTGGTGCGCTGGACGGCCGGTCGCACCGCGGCTCTCGTGGGCCTGGCCGACCGCGGTGCGATCGCTGTGGGCAACAGTGCCGATCTGTGCGTCTTCGCGCCCGACGACGCCTTCGTGGTCTTCCCGGAGCGACTGCACCACCGCAATGCCGTGACGCCCTACGCCGAACGCGCGCTGTCCGGGGTCGTGCGGCAGACCTGGCTCGCCGGTGAACCGCTCACCGTCACCCTCGGCGCCACCGACCCCGCACCGCGTGGTGCGCTGCTCTCCCGAAAGGAAAACCGTTGA
- a CDS encoding uracil-xanthine permease family protein, whose amino-acid sequence MTSPHPVDARLPFVRQFTFGLQHVLIMYTGCITVPLVFGAAVGLDRDTIAMLISADLLIAGLITIVQSLGVGKLIGVRLPIVCGATFAGLTPMILIAKEYGLQAVYGSMLIGGIVGLALAWPFARIIRFFPPLVTGAVLTVVGISLIGVAGGLIVGTDPSSPTFASPTNIALAVLVIGVAVAFLCLGRGIWAQLGVLIALAVGTVVAVPLGLIDLGGVTGSSWVGLPAPFHFGAPEFPITAVVAMSIVMAVVFAESTASMLAVAEITGKRVSKGDIARGLAGDGASAVLAGVFNAFVDTVFTQNVGAVATTRVYSRYVTATSGAILVVLGALPKVSSVVAALPKPVVGGVGLILFATVALVGINTLRSVDLSDRINSTIAAVAVGVGLLPELAEGMFERFPSAAQILLGSGITLAAIAAFSLNLLLNHTRLGTLARASRSGTPAPVTSAGTISPNGVAHEPVAV is encoded by the coding sequence ATGACCTCACCGCACCCCGTCGACGCGCGGCTGCCGTTCGTCCGGCAGTTCACGTTCGGCCTCCAGCATGTCCTGATCATGTACACCGGATGCATCACCGTCCCGTTGGTCTTCGGCGCGGCCGTCGGACTCGACCGCGACACCATCGCGATGCTCATCAGCGCCGACCTGTTGATCGCCGGTCTGATCACCATCGTCCAGAGCCTCGGTGTCGGCAAACTCATCGGTGTCCGCCTACCCATCGTCTGCGGTGCGACCTTCGCCGGCCTGACGCCGATGATCCTCATCGCGAAGGAATACGGCCTGCAGGCCGTCTACGGCTCCATGCTGATCGGCGGCATCGTCGGTCTCGCCCTGGCCTGGCCTTTCGCCAGGATCATCCGTTTCTTCCCGCCGCTCGTCACCGGTGCCGTTCTCACCGTCGTAGGAATCTCGCTCATCGGCGTGGCCGGTGGGTTGATCGTCGGTACCGACCCGTCGTCGCCCACCTTCGCCTCGCCCACCAACATCGCCCTGGCCGTGCTGGTGATCGGCGTCGCCGTTGCCTTCCTGTGCCTCGGTCGCGGCATCTGGGCCCAGCTCGGGGTCTTGATCGCCCTCGCCGTCGGCACGGTCGTCGCGGTCCCGCTCGGCCTGATCGACCTCGGCGGCGTGACCGGTTCGTCGTGGGTGGGTCTGCCCGCGCCCTTCCACTTCGGTGCGCCGGAATTCCCGATCACCGCGGTCGTCGCCATGAGCATCGTCATGGCAGTGGTCTTCGCCGAGTCCACCGCGAGCATGCTCGCCGTCGCCGAGATCACCGGCAAGCGCGTCAGCAAGGGCGACATCGCTCGTGGACTCGCCGGCGACGGAGCGTCCGCCGTGCTCGCGGGTGTCTTCAATGCCTTCGTCGACACCGTCTTCACCCAGAACGTCGGTGCGGTCGCCACCACCCGCGTCTACAGCCGCTACGTCACCGCCACATCGGGTGCGATCCTCGTGGTCCTCGGCGCGTTGCCCAAGGTGAGCTCGGTGGTCGCGGCGCTGCCGAAGCCGGTGGTCGGCGGTGTCGGCCTGATCCTGTTCGCCACCGTCGCCCTCGTGGGCATCAACACGCTGCGCTCGGTGGACCTGTCCGACCGCATCAACTCGACGATCGCCGCCGTCGCGGTGGGTGTGGGTCTGCTGCCCGAACTCGCCGAGGGCATGTTCGAGCGCTTCCCGTCCGCTGCGCAGATCCTGCTCGGCAGCGGCATCACGCTCGCCGCGATCGCGGCGTTCTCGTTGAACCTGCTGTTGAACCACACTCGTCTCGGGACACTGGCTCGCGCGTCCCGGTCCGGCACGCCGGCCCCCGTCACCTCGGCCGGTACCATCTCTCCCAACGGAGTTGCCCATGAACCAGTCGCCGTCTGA
- a CDS encoding ATP-dependent Clp protease proteolytic subunit codes for MSTYTIPNVIERTPAGERSFDVFSRLLNERIVFLGTEIDDGVANVVMAQMLHLEAESPDREIGLYINSPGGSSTAMLAIYDTMQFLRPKVATYCMGQAASAVAVLLAAGAPGRRHVLAHSRVLLHQPSAQGQGTISDLALQAAEVMRVRAQTEEILATHTGRDIDRLRRDTDRDRIFSPTEAVAYGLADHVVVDRDGCVTGP; via the coding sequence ATGAGCACCTACACGATCCCCAACGTCATCGAACGCACCCCGGCGGGCGAGCGGTCGTTCGACGTCTTCAGCCGGTTGCTCAACGAACGCATCGTCTTCCTCGGCACCGAGATCGACGACGGGGTCGCCAACGTCGTGATGGCCCAGATGCTGCATCTCGAGGCCGAATCTCCCGACCGGGAGATCGGCCTGTACATCAATTCGCCCGGTGGATCGTCCACCGCGATGCTCGCGATCTACGACACCATGCAGTTCCTGCGTCCGAAGGTCGCGACCTATTGCATGGGACAGGCCGCTTCGGCGGTCGCCGTGCTGCTCGCGGCCGGAGCCCCCGGTCGCCGGCACGTGCTCGCACATTCGCGGGTGCTGCTGCACCAGCCGTCGGCGCAGGGGCAGGGCACCATCTCCGATCTGGCCCTGCAGGCGGCGGAGGTGATGAGGGTGCGGGCCCAGACCGAGGAGATCCTGGCCACGCACACCGGGCGCGACATCGACCGACTGCGCCGCGATACCGATCGCGACCGGATCTTCTCGCCGACCGAGGCGGTGGCCTACGGCCTCGCCGATCACGTCGTCGTCGACCGGGACGGATGTGTAACGGGCCCGTAA
- a CDS encoding alpha/beta fold hydrolase, with protein MSHVVLVHGAWAGSWVWDTLLEPLRRAGHVPHPLALPGVGSWGADDVTLDDVAAVVADRVTGLDGPVILVGHSGGGIVVTQVAEMLPERVTGVAYVAGMMLPSGVDFGMLCDGIGLESPVGISRWLEPTEDGRGTIVPPEAGAAVFFHEADSADAIGAARRLVPQLETTRLMAPSWTPERFGRLPRLYVEATLDRSVPLVTQRGMQRLTPGAQVVSLESDHAPQLSARDDLAAALVEWCAERVRT; from the coding sequence GTGAGTCATGTCGTGCTCGTGCACGGCGCATGGGCCGGAAGCTGGGTGTGGGACACGCTGCTCGAACCGCTCCGCCGGGCCGGGCACGTCCCGCACCCGCTGGCGCTGCCCGGTGTCGGATCGTGGGGCGCCGACGACGTGACGCTCGACGACGTCGCCGCGGTCGTGGCCGATCGGGTGACCGGGCTCGACGGTCCGGTGATCCTCGTCGGCCATTCCGGTGGCGGCATCGTCGTCACGCAGGTCGCGGAGATGCTACCCGAGCGTGTCACCGGGGTCGCCTATGTGGCGGGGATGATGCTTCCGTCCGGGGTCGACTTCGGGATGCTCTGCGACGGAATCGGTCTCGAATCGCCGGTGGGCATCTCGCGATGGCTCGAACCCACCGAGGACGGTCGCGGGACGATCGTGCCCCCGGAGGCCGGTGCGGCGGTGTTCTTCCACGAGGCGGATTCGGCCGACGCGATCGGTGCCGCGCGCCGACTCGTGCCGCAACTCGAGACCACCCGGCTCATGGCGCCCAGCTGGACACCGGAACGATTCGGGCGCCTGCCACGCCTGTACGTCGAAGCGACACTGGATCGTTCGGTTCCCCTCGTCACCCAACGGGGGATGCAACGCCTCACCCCGGGTGCGCAGGTCGTGTCGCTCGAGTCCGACCATGCGCCACAGCTGTCCGCCCGCGACGACCTCGCGGCGGCGCTGGTGGAGTGGTGCGCGGAGCGCGTCCGAACATAG
- a CDS encoding ABC transporter permease: MNWSDVLGAGALVPLFTAALRLAVPIILAAAGACLAERSGLMNLGIEGQMMVGAIIAFVTVYYTGQPMLGAATGAAAGLVIAAIVGYLTITMAVDQIITGISVVILGTGLASFLYLQVFGMTGTPPRIQGTIPLDLPVLSDLPVLGPIVFSQSPLVYLALALVVALWWVLTRTAFGLSIRAAGESPEAADSVGVSVPRTRWSTLLISGAAAGMAGALVIDSLGFFQDGITGGRGWIALGVVILARWNPLGAIVGGFMFGLVDAFQLRVQAASGGQATSVPYELFQAMPYAVTLLAVIATTVWFSRSNSPKALGIPFVPAK, from the coding sequence ATGAACTGGTCCGATGTCCTGGGCGCCGGTGCGCTCGTCCCGCTGTTCACCGCTGCGCTGCGGCTGGCGGTGCCGATCATCCTCGCCGCCGCCGGCGCGTGCCTCGCCGAGCGCTCGGGGCTGATGAACCTCGGTATCGAGGGACAGATGATGGTCGGCGCGATCATCGCGTTCGTGACGGTGTACTACACCGGGCAACCGATGCTCGGCGCCGCCACCGGCGCCGCCGCGGGCCTCGTGATCGCCGCGATCGTCGGCTACCTGACGATCACGATGGCCGTCGACCAGATCATCACGGGGATCTCGGTGGTGATCCTCGGGACCGGACTCGCGTCCTTCCTGTACCTGCAGGTGTTCGGCATGACCGGTACACCGCCGCGCATCCAGGGCACCATTCCCCTCGACCTTCCGGTGCTGTCCGACCTGCCGGTGCTCGGCCCGATCGTGTTCTCGCAGTCCCCGCTCGTCTACCTCGCGCTCGCACTCGTCGTCGCCCTGTGGTGGGTGCTCACCCGCACGGCCTTCGGCCTGTCGATCCGCGCGGCCGGGGAAAGCCCCGAGGCCGCCGACTCGGTGGGCGTCTCCGTCCCCCGCACCCGATGGAGCACGCTGCTGATCTCCGGCGCCGCAGCAGGTATGGCCGGCGCGCTCGTCATCGACAGCCTGGGCTTCTTCCAGGACGGCATCACCGGTGGTCGCGGCTGGATCGCGCTCGGTGTCGTCATCCTCGCCCGGTGGAATCCGCTCGGCGCCATCGTCGGTGGCTTCATGTTCGGTCTCGTCGACGCCTTCCAGCTGCGCGTACAGGCCGCGTCCGGTGGACAGGCCACGTCGGTACCGTACGAGCTGTTCCAGGCCATGCCGTACGCGGTGACGTTGCTCGCGGTCATCGCCACAACCGTGTGGTTCTCGCGCAGCAATTCCCCGAAGGCGCTCGGCATCCCGTTCGTGCCCGCGAAATAG